In Nostoc sphaeroides, the genomic window TATTACCACAACCTTCTGATTGGCAAAGCTTTAAGGTATCGGGTAAGAAAAATCAATCAGTTGATATTGCTGTTCCTCTGCGGGAAAAAATAAGTGCAGCTACGGGAATGTTAGCTTATGGAGTGCAAGCCCGTACTAATAAATATCAGGAGAATGGTAAGGAACTGTGGCGAGAACCTACAACTTATGGCTTGGTTGAATTGACGAATTTGGGCGTATTTACTCAGTGGTTTCCTGAGTCAGGCTTAATTCGCGTCAATCATCTTACAGATGGTTCGCCAGTTCAAGCGGCTGCTGTGGAAATTTATCAATCAAAGTTACAGGCTAAATCTCGCCCTGAACCAGTACCTTGTGCAACGGGTAAAACTGATGAAAATGGAACTTTGACAATTCTTCGTGAAGGATTACAGCAATGTTATTCGGGAAATGAAAGTTCTAGTAAATCACCACAATTATTAGTAATTGTCCGTGAAAATCAAGATTGGGCATTTGCTAGAGTTGAAGAATATAGCGGCGTTTATGGCTATGGTATTGATGCAGGCTGGCAAAATGGTAAACCTGAATCACGCGGGGTAATTTTCTCGGATAGACAGTTGTATCAACCAGGAGAAAAAGCTTGGTTGACTGGTTTTGCTGACTTCTTGCAAAATGGTGCAATCCAACAAGATAAAAATGCTGTTTACCAATTAACTTTAGTAAATCCTGATGGGCAAAAGACTAATTTAGGTACGCAAACTACAAATGAATTTGGTACGTTTTCTCTAGAACTACCCATTAAAACTACTCAGCGCTTAGGCTATTATACAATCCAAGCTAAGGGGAAGAATGGGCAAGAAATTTCTGGAGAATTTCGGGTAGCTGAGTTTAAGCCTCCTAATTTTAAAGTCGAACTCAACTTAGATAAAGAATTTGCTCTCATCGACGAGAAAGTTAATATTAATGCTACAAGTAATTATTTATTTGGTGCGCCTGTAGAAGGTGGAGAAGCGAAATATTTTATCACTCGCCAACAGGCTAATTTTGTTCCTAAAGGTTGGGAGGAATTTACTTTTGGTAGGCAATGGTTATGGCCAGAAGAAACCCCTACTATATCTAGTGATGTATTGCAAACTAATGCCCAATTAGATGCTAATGGTAAAAGTAGTCAAACTGTAAATGTGGCTAATGATTTACCATATCCGATGACTTATCAGGTGGATGTGCAAGTTGCAGATATTTCTAATCTTTCGGTAGCGAATTCCAAAACTTTTACAGCCCTACCAAGTAATCGCCTCATTGGGTTAAAAAGTAATTTCATCGCTGATGCTGGTAAGGCTTTTCCTATTGAAGTCATTGTTACTGACCCTACAGGAAAACCGATAACAGGTCAACGGGTACGGCTGGAATTACAACAAATTAAATACAGCAGTGTCACGCAATTGGTAGAAGGTAGCCGAACTCCAAAAAATCAAGTTGAATATAAAACAGTCGGACAAGCAGAAATTACATCTGCTAGCAATTCGCAATCGGTAAATTTGACAGCACCGGAATCTGGTTCATACCGGATTAGAGTTAATTTTAGTGATGCTAAAGACGAATTAAGCGCCACAGATTTACAAATTTGGGCAACTGGGGAAAATCCAGTTTTTTGGGGTTCTAAAGAAAAAGATGTCTTAGAAATTCAGCTAGATAAAAAAGAGTTCAAACCTGGTGAAACCGCTACTGTACTAATTCAATCTCCCTATCCAGATGCAGAATTGTACTTTGCTGTAATTAAAGACAAACCTCTTTATCAGCAAATTACCAAAACTCAGGGAAGCGCACCACAAATTCAGTTTAAAGTCACGCCAGAAATGCTGCCAAATGCAGCCATTGAAGCTGTTTTAGTCAGACAAGGGAAACCGATAAACCAAGTGGAAGCGGGAAGTTTAGATAACTTGGTGAAGATTGGTTTTACACCTTTTAAAGTTAACTTAGAAGATAAGTATTTAAAACTGCAAGTTAAGCCAGTACAAGCATCATTAGAACCTGGTGCAGAGTCAACGGTACAACTGGAACTGAAGGATAATCAAGGCAATCCCACCAAAGGACAGTTTACAGTCATGGTGGTAAATGAAGCGGTGTTACAACTTTCTGGTTATCGTCCGCCAAATTTGGTAGATACAGTTTATGCAGAACAGGTAATATCTACCCGCTTTAACGATAATCGCGCGGATGTCATATTACAACCACAAGATGTAGCTAAACCCAAAGGTTGGGGTTATGGTGGTGGTTTTTCAACTGGTGCAGCAAATACTCGCACTCGCACCGATTTTCAAGCCTTAGCTTACTACAACGGTTCTGTTCTCACCGATGCTAATGGTAATGCACAGATAACCTTTAAACTCCCGGATGACTTAACTACATGGCGGGTGATGGCTGTCGCCACTGATGGAAATCTGCGTTTCGGGAATGGAGACGCGACGTTTATCACCACAAAACCACTGCTAACTAATGCCATCTTGCCACAGTTTGCCCGTCCAGGCGATCGCATCCTCGCTGGTTTATCTGTAACTAACAACACCAGTAATCCAGGAAATCTCTCAATTAATGGCGAACTTAGCGGTACTGTGAAGTTTGCTGACAAAAACCCCACAGCGACTTCTTTACAAACCAAAGCTGAATCTGCAACTCACGCTTATCGCTTTCCAATGGTGGCGGATAGTGTAGGAGTCGGTAAAGTTCGCTTTAGCACTCAACTAAATGGTACAGCCGCAGATGCTTTTGAAGTTCCTTTGGAAATTAAGCCAATTGAAATTACAGAACAAGTCGTTGAAACTGGTGTTACTGAAAAACAGGTGAAGATTCCCCTGAATGTTGATAAAAATACTTTCCCTGATGCGGGAGGTTTAGATATTCAGTTGGCGAGTACTTTGATAACAGAGATTAAAGCACCAGCAAAGCAGGTTTTAGAAGATAATGATTTACCTTTTACAGAACCTGCTGCAAGTCAGTTAATGATTGCTGCTAATCTGCAAAATCTTACACAAAAATATGGTCAGACATTTGCAGAATTTAATCCTACACAACAGGCAAATCAAGCAATTGAACAATTACAAAAACTGCAAATAGCAGATGGTGGTTTTGCTGCTTTCCCAGGACAAGAAAAATCTGACCCTTGGGTTTCTTCATACTCAGGTGAATCTTTAGCTAAAGCCAGTCAAGTATTCCCTAATTTAGTCGATTCTGCAATGCTGTCTCGCCTTAAAACTTATCTGCAAAAAGTTATAGCGAATCCTGGAGAATACGATTTTTGTAAACAGCAATTATGCAAAAGACAACTGCAACTTAATGCTTTAATTTCTCTATCAGAACTTGGGGATAAACGCAATACCTTCCTCGCAGATATTTATGAACAGCGCAATAATTTTGATTTAGTAACTCAAATTAAACTAGCGCGATACTTATCTCAATTCCCAGAATGGCAAGATGAATCTCAACAATTAGTAAACAAGCTGCAACAGAATATCTATGAAACTGGTCGCACAGCAGTTGTAAGTTTACCAGGTAATTGGGGATGGATGAGTTCATCTACCACGACGCAAGCCCAAGCTTTACGGTTATTTATTGCCAAACAAAGTAAACCCGAAGTTATAGATAAGTTATTCCAAAGCCTTCTGGCACTGCGGCGGGATGGGACATGGCAAACTAACTATAATAATGCCCAAGCCTTAACAGCTTTGGTAGAATATAGTCAACTGCAACCCACGCCACCTAATTTTGTTGCCACAGTACAATTAGCTGGTAATAAGTTAGGAGAAAATCGCTTTGAAGGTTACACAAATCCTAATTTACAACTAATTGTGCCGATGAATCTATTACCTCGTGGACGTAATGATTTAACGCTGCAAAAATCAGGTAATGGCACTTTACATTATCTGGTTGCTTATAATTATCGCTTGCAAGGAAATCAACCAGGCAGATTTAATGGTTTACGCATAACACGAGAAATTAGTCAAGTAAATAAAGAGAAAGTTTTACAAAAAACAGGTCTTTACGCTTTCGATAAACCCTTGACTTTAGCCTCTGGACAGGTGTTTGATATTGGTTTAGAAATCATCTGCGATCGCACTGTGGATCATATAGTAATAAAAGATCCGTTACCAGCAGGTTTTGAGGCGGTGGATGCAAGTTTTCAAACTACGACAGCTGCATTACAAGCAAAAGCCGATAGCTGGGAACTTGGGTTTAAGAATGTGTACCGCGATCGCATTATCGCCTACGCCGACCACCTGGAACCAGGAGTTTATAGTTTGCATTACTTAGTCCGTTCTGTTACTCCTGGTACATTTTCTTGGCCTGGTGCAGAAGTTCACCTGCAATATGCACCAGAAGAATTTGGGCGTACTGCTGAGTCTACATTAATCTTGGAGGATGGGAAGTAATTATTTATGCCATCTTTGGCTACAACAAATCTAAAAATCTTTCTAAGTCTATACGAGCCTGCTTTAAAATCTTAGCTAGGGTGGAACGCTTAACTGGCCGATGAGCTGGAACAGTCAATTTCAAGGCTTCATCCGGTATGCTTTTTTGCAATCGAATGTGACTACCTCGCTGGCGTACAACTATCCATCCATCCCGTTCTAAAGCAGCGATAATCTGAGTATAGGGTAAATTGGGAACTTTGCTCACAGTACCAATTCCCTGACAATTACGCCTTCTTGAGTAATCAATTCATCTTCCAATGGTTCAAGGTAAAGTTCTATTGCTTCTTGGATATTCTCTAATGCTTCTTCCACAGTTTCTCCTTCGCTGATACAGCCAGGAAGGGAGGGAACATGGACGGTGTATCCGCCTTCGTCACTGGGTTCTAATACAACTTTCAGTTTCATAACTTGGTAATGAACTTACTTTTCTATTTTTAATGATTTTTGGCGATCATATTGTAATTAAAGAGCGATCGCGCAAAGGTACTGGATTTGATTAAATGTTTTTTTACTACGTTTCAACTGTTTACAAAGTGCTTTAATCTGTTTGTAAGCATCTTCTGGATCAAGCTTTCCATGACTTCCGCCTTGCCGTACTAGCTTCTGGTAATAGCGTTGTTATTTGATAACTACCAATTGCGTCACACCCG contains:
- a CDS encoding alpha-2-macroglobulin family protein: MLAMTGCNFFGINSGKEQLPTVSALTPPKLPDWIEQISPIGDAKSLNQIRIRFKEALIPVESLDSPEQQKILEKFALWPPLPGQFRFLTPRMVGFQAEKALPIATRFQVSLKTGLADLKNHRLDKDLPWTFNTESINLTNLPGVNPIEKADIEPIDLQQKLQFTSNVELDLASVQEHLQLIPEGKNKGVGFKVELNKEEKPLKNEEEPLEKFDPSARNWIYNLVPQQNLEKATPYRLVFSPGIRPAYGNLPTEKEFASKLATYSPLAFQKINYYGQPDAGGTFGRFIKGSPQLEFNNVLLPDSAKENITINPAPKEISRIIQINDEDKIVGINPYALEPAKTYTITIGGNLKDKFGQTLGKPITLKYDTGDLAGDIWVPSDLNIFPTGKDLQLNISTGNLPESKYKAAYRVVKPTDLVYFNNGSDLLPQPSDWQSFKVSGKKNQSVDIAVPLREKISAATGMLAYGVQARTNKYQENGKELWREPTTYGLVELTNLGVFTQWFPESGLIRVNHLTDGSPVQAAAVEIYQSKLQAKSRPEPVPCATGKTDENGTLTILREGLQQCYSGNESSSKSPQLLVIVRENQDWAFARVEEYSGVYGYGIDAGWQNGKPESRGVIFSDRQLYQPGEKAWLTGFADFLQNGAIQQDKNAVYQLTLVNPDGQKTNLGTQTTNEFGTFSLELPIKTTQRLGYYTIQAKGKNGQEISGEFRVAEFKPPNFKVELNLDKEFALIDEKVNINATSNYLFGAPVEGGEAKYFITRQQANFVPKGWEEFTFGRQWLWPEETPTISSDVLQTNAQLDANGKSSQTVNVANDLPYPMTYQVDVQVADISNLSVANSKTFTALPSNRLIGLKSNFIADAGKAFPIEVIVTDPTGKPITGQRVRLELQQIKYSSVTQLVEGSRTPKNQVEYKTVGQAEITSASNSQSVNLTAPESGSYRIRVNFSDAKDELSATDLQIWATGENPVFWGSKEKDVLEIQLDKKEFKPGETATVLIQSPYPDAELYFAVIKDKPLYQQITKTQGSAPQIQFKVTPEMLPNAAIEAVLVRQGKPINQVEAGSLDNLVKIGFTPFKVNLEDKYLKLQVKPVQASLEPGAESTVQLELKDNQGNPTKGQFTVMVVNEAVLQLSGYRPPNLVDTVYAEQVISTRFNDNRADVILQPQDVAKPKGWGYGGGFSTGAANTRTRTDFQALAYYNGSVLTDANGNAQITFKLPDDLTTWRVMAVATDGNLRFGNGDATFITTKPLLTNAILPQFARPGDRILAGLSVTNNTSNPGNLSINGELSGTVKFADKNPTATSLQTKAESATHAYRFPMVADSVGVGKVRFSTQLNGTAADAFEVPLEIKPIEITEQVVETGVTEKQVKIPLNVDKNTFPDAGGLDIQLASTLITEIKAPAKQVLEDNDLPFTEPAASQLMIAANLQNLTQKYGQTFAEFNPTQQANQAIEQLQKLQIADGGFAAFPGQEKSDPWVSSYSGESLAKASQVFPNLVDSAMLSRLKTYLQKVIANPGEYDFCKQQLCKRQLQLNALISLSELGDKRNTFLADIYEQRNNFDLVTQIKLARYLSQFPEWQDESQQLVNKLQQNIYETGRTAVVSLPGNWGWMSSSTTTQAQALRLFIAKQSKPEVIDKLFQSLLALRRDGTWQTNYNNAQALTALVEYSQLQPTPPNFVATVQLAGNKLGENRFEGYTNPNLQLIVPMNLLPRGRNDLTLQKSGNGTLHYLVAYNYRLQGNQPGRFNGLRITREISQVNKEKVLQKTGLYAFDKPLTLASGQVFDIGLEIICDRTVDHIVIKDPLPAGFEAVDASFQTTTAALQAKADSWELGFKNVYRDRIIAYADHLEPGVYSLHYLVRSVTPGTFSWPGAEVHLQYAPEEFGRTAESTLILEDGK
- a CDS encoding type II toxin-antitoxin system HicA family toxin is translated as MSKVPNLPYTQIIAALERDGWIVVRQRGSHIRLQKSIPDEALKLTVPAHRPVKRSTLAKILKQARIDLERFLDLL
- a CDS encoding type II toxin-antitoxin system HicB family antitoxin: MKLKVVLEPSDEGGYTVHVPSLPGCISEGETVEEALENIQEAIELYLEPLEDELITQEGVIVRELVL